Proteins from a single region of Aureibacter tunicatorum:
- the fabV gene encoding enoyl-ACP reductase FabV: protein MIIKPLTRGFICLTAHPTGCEKNVQNQIEYIKSKGSIEGPKKVLVIGASTGFGLASRITSAFGSDASTIGVFFEKAPRERKPASPGWYNSAAFEKFANEEGLYAKSINGDAFSNEIKQQTIDMIKEDLGQIDMLVYSLASPVRTDPATGTRHKSVLKPIGDVYKNKTVDFHTGNVSDISIDPCNDEDIANTVKVMGGEDWQLWIDALKEADVLSEGFTTMAYSYIGPELTEPVYRKGTIGKAKEDLEKTAKTIDADLSAIKGHAYVSVNKALVTQASSAIPVIPLYISLLYKTMKEEGIHEGCIEQIQRLYADKLFVDQVQLDEEGRLRVDDWEMRDDVQAKVTELWKEATTETLPAIGDLNGYKTDFFNLFGFEVEGVDYEADVNEVVNIPSINA, encoded by the coding sequence ATGATAATAAAACCATTAACAAGAGGCTTTATCTGCCTTACAGCTCATCCTACTGGATGCGAGAAGAATGTTCAAAATCAAATTGAATATATCAAAAGCAAAGGCAGTATCGAAGGTCCTAAAAAAGTATTGGTAATCGGTGCTTCTACGGGTTTTGGTTTAGCGTCTAGAATCACAAGCGCATTTGGTTCTGATGCTTCTACTATTGGAGTATTTTTCGAAAAAGCTCCTAGAGAAAGAAAACCAGCAAGCCCAGGATGGTATAACAGCGCTGCTTTCGAAAAATTCGCTAACGAAGAAGGCTTGTACGCTAAAAGTATCAATGGCGACGCATTCTCCAATGAGATCAAGCAACAAACTATTGATATGATCAAAGAAGATTTAGGTCAAATCGACATGCTTGTTTACAGTCTTGCTTCTCCAGTAAGAACGGACCCTGCCACAGGAACTAGACATAAATCTGTTCTTAAGCCAATAGGCGATGTTTACAAAAATAAAACTGTCGACTTCCACACTGGCAATGTAAGCGACATTTCGATCGATCCTTGCAATGATGAAGATATTGCAAACACAGTAAAAGTAATGGGCGGTGAAGACTGGCAACTATGGATTGACGCTTTGAAAGAAGCTGATGTTCTTAGCGAAGGATTTACGACTATGGCTTATTCTTATATCGGCCCTGAACTTACAGAGCCTGTATATCGCAAAGGAACTATTGGCAAAGCCAAGGAAGATCTTGAGAAAACTGCCAAGACTATCGATGCTGACCTTTCAGCAATCAAAGGTCATGCGTATGTTTCTGTAAACAAAGCATTGGTTACTCAAGCGAGCTCTGCTATTCCTGTGATTCCACTTTACATTTCATTGCTTTATAAAACAATGAAGGAAGAAGGTATCCACGAAGGATGCATCGAGCAAATCCAAAGACTTTATGCAGATAAACTATTCGTTGACCAAGTTCAATTAGATGAAGAAGGAAGACTAAGAGTTGATGACTGGGAAATGAGAGATGATGTGCAAGCGAAAGTTACTGAATTATGGAAAGAAGCGACTACAGAGACATTGCCTGCTATCGGAGACTTGAATGGCTACAAAACGGACTTCTTCAACCTATTTGGCTTTGAAGTAGAAGGTGTAGATTACGAAGCTGACGTGAACGAAGTAGTTAATATTCCGAGCATCAATGCTTAA
- the mnmD gene encoding tRNA (5-methylaminomethyl-2-thiouridine)(34)-methyltransferase MnmD, with the protein MPEVKLIETEDGSHSLFVPSLNETYHSFHGAVNESKHVFIKEGLDELINKFGVTQVNILEIGFGTGLNALLTKLWANENLSIQINYTTLEPFPLDANITRQLNYGEKLGGETAQNEFLNMHEAEWDQEVSLSENFSLHKMEAKIQDAEFNDKLFNLIYFDAFAPSKQAEMWDLEVLGKVRKNMSMPGILTTYCAKGQLKRDLRSLGFEVESIPGPPGKKEMVRGLLT; encoded by the coding sequence ATGCCTGAAGTCAAATTAATTGAGACTGAGGATGGGTCGCATTCTTTGTTTGTGCCTTCCTTGAACGAAACATATCATTCATTTCATGGAGCTGTCAATGAATCCAAGCACGTTTTCATCAAAGAAGGTTTGGATGAATTGATCAACAAGTTTGGAGTAACACAAGTCAATATATTGGAAATAGGCTTCGGGACGGGCTTGAATGCTTTGCTGACCAAGCTTTGGGCGAATGAAAATTTATCCATTCAAATAAACTATACTACTTTGGAGCCATTTCCTTTGGATGCAAATATAACTCGCCAATTAAATTATGGAGAAAAGCTGGGAGGAGAGACTGCTCAGAATGAGTTTTTGAACATGCATGAGGCGGAATGGGATCAGGAGGTGTCATTAAGTGAAAACTTCTCTTTGCATAAGATGGAAGCTAAAATTCAAGACGCTGAATTCAATGACAAGTTGTTCAATTTGATTTACTTTGATGCTTTCGCGCCAAGTAAGCAAGCTGAAATGTGGGATTTGGAAGTTCTTGGAAAAGTGAGAAAAAACATGTCTATGCCGGGGATATTGACCACTTACTGTGCTAAAGGACAGTTGAAAAGAGACTTGAGGAGTCTTGGTTTTGAGGTTGAGTCCATTCCTGGCCCTCCCGGTAAAAAAGAGATGGTCAGAGGATTATTGACATGA
- a CDS encoding ATP-binding cassette domain-containing protein, giving the protein MKVKVEKALRNGDFLLNADVDIPEGEIVGLYGASGAGKTSFLRIVSGLSKPDKGGISFNDQVWNDSQSGQFISVQNRAIGYLFQDYALFPHMTVYNNISYGLERGESDIHLNEMLDIMDLDHLKSSYPDKLSGGQKQRVALARAMVRKPKLLLLDEPFSALDSGMRSKMQDYVLMLHKKLAFTAIMVSHEKNELLKMSSRLFVVDNGKVEDKGSPSEYFFPYSTQKELKAWATVINCKAYEDYFIVELELSGQKIEMKEMQSYKQGELVSVSFDTKHASILDQKKRNSLQ; this is encoded by the coding sequence ATGAAAGTAAAAGTAGAAAAGGCTTTGCGGAATGGTGATTTCTTGTTAAATGCCGATGTGGACATTCCTGAAGGAGAAATCGTTGGTTTGTATGGTGCTTCTGGAGCCGGCAAGACTAGTTTTTTGAGGATAGTATCCGGTTTGTCAAAGCCGGATAAAGGAGGCATTAGTTTCAATGACCAAGTGTGGAATGATAGCCAGAGCGGTCAATTTATTTCGGTTCAAAATAGAGCCATAGGTTATTTATTTCAGGATTATGCTTTGTTTCCTCATATGACAGTTTATAATAATATAAGTTATGGATTGGAAAGAGGAGAGTCGGATATTCATTTAAATGAAATGTTGGATATCATGGATTTGGATCATTTGAAGAGTTCTTATCCCGATAAACTTTCCGGAGGCCAAAAACAAAGAGTCGCATTGGCAAGGGCAATGGTGAGAAAACCAAAATTATTGCTATTGGATGAGCCTTTTTCCGCTTTGGATTCGGGTATGCGCTCCAAAATGCAAGACTATGTTTTGATGTTGCATAAGAAGCTTGCTTTCACTGCTATCATGGTGAGTCATGAAAAGAATGAATTATTAAAGATGTCGTCTCGATTGTTTGTTGTTGACAATGGCAAGGTTGAAGATAAAGGTAGTCCTTCAGAATACTTTTTTCCTTATTCTACTCAAAAAGAACTGAAAGCATGGGCAACAGTGATCAATTGCAAAGCGTATGAGGATTATTTTATCGTAGAGCTTGAGCTTAGTGGCCAAAAAATCGAGATGAAAGAAATGCAAAGCTATAAGCAGGGTGAGCTTGTGTCTGTTTCTTTCGATACAAAGCATGCTTCGATTCTTGATCAAAAAAAAAGGAATAGCTTGCAGTAA
- the modB gene encoding molybdate ABC transporter permease subunit, whose product MILGDIIINDWEPIWLTLKLALVSTLMLFVFAVPLALWLGQTKSKLKPFWEALVSMPLVLPPSVIGFYLLLLLSPRSVLGSWLENWFDVKLVFTFEGLVIGSMIYSLPFMVHPIQSAITNFPQNLLDASYVLGKSKIQTFRRVVLPMIKPSLLTGLVLTFAHTIGEFGVILMIGGNIPGETRVASIAIYNEVESLNYSSANFYSAVLFGISFAILFVIYMLNGKSFSKIWNR is encoded by the coding sequence ATGATTTTAGGTGATATAATTATTAATGACTGGGAGCCTATCTGGCTTACATTGAAGCTTGCTTTGGTTAGCACTTTGATGCTTTTTGTCTTTGCAGTTCCTTTGGCTCTATGGCTGGGGCAAACCAAGAGCAAACTTAAGCCTTTCTGGGAGGCACTGGTAAGCATGCCTTTGGTTTTGCCTCCTTCAGTGATTGGCTTTTATCTATTGTTGCTGTTAAGTCCAAGAAGTGTATTGGGGAGCTGGTTGGAAAATTGGTTTGATGTCAAGCTTGTTTTTACCTTTGAGGGACTTGTAATAGGTTCTATGATATACAGCTTGCCGTTTATGGTACATCCTATACAATCCGCGATTACGAATTTCCCTCAAAATTTGCTTGATGCTTCTTATGTATTGGGCAAGTCCAAGATTCAAACTTTTAGAAGGGTGGTATTGCCGATGATAAAGCCTTCATTATTAACAGGCTTGGTTTTGACATTTGCTCATACTATCGGAGAGTTTGGAGTTATTTTGATGATTGGAGGCAATATTCCCGGAGAGACTAGAGTAGCTTCCATTGCTATTTACAATGAAGTGGAATCATTGAATTATTCATCGGCGAATTTTTATTCGGCAGTGTTGTTTGGGATTTCATTCGCCATATTATTTGTGATTTACATGCTTAATGGAAAGTCATTCTCTAAAATTTGGAATCGATGA